A region of Malaclemys terrapin pileata isolate rMalTer1 chromosome 5, rMalTer1.hap1, whole genome shotgun sequence DNA encodes the following proteins:
- the THAP9 gene encoding DNA transposase THAP9: MTRSCSALGCTTRDTGLSRKRGISFHQFPIDDIQRTKWIHAVNRADPKSKKVWIPGPGAILCSRHFAEADFESYGMRRKLRKGAVPSVFLYKDPLSTYLRNRRSQKALKQPLSHNSPDEEVVTADHNYSLKNPATAAEQQTEMKEIIQLPQKKLVAARRCLSYRERNVFSVINELAKKKLLSEEAMSLLQAQFSDLQWEPYSWRQMTEYSTEMRQFACTLHLYSSKAYDYVRKNCPLPHPSSLTNWLSNDEGSPGFSNSIFFHLQQRVEQGEQAYQYCSLMIEGMALKKQLEWDPVTRRLVGFVDLGAGALDADEAPLASEAIVLMAVGVLGHWRAPLGYFFVNGTTGHLLAQLLYQTISKLTNIGIRVLSVTSAATAHGVELAKALGICIDANNMQCTFQHPHSATHQITYFFDACQMLQLIRNVFQCFHRIQSINETAHWQHIVDLVTLQEKELLHISDRLSGRPRNNESCHLRVNYAAQLFSESVAGTLECLQLLGLPSFQNCSGTIKFVRLMSYLFDIFHGRSCYGTGLKGPVSSENYAKIHRLLTEAKSVFVALTDTSGRHFLKGKHKLGFVGFLLNAESLKWLYTNYVFPKSMPFRYLLTYTFSLDHLELFLSTLRQACASCDNPTCMMFQTAYSKLLTKYNLTPGLHQNLLLGDMNTLDVSIVRRTDLALDTIHSQYNRGCVAIPTKDYIYCIGHISFNSTLSYALTDLSLYAQSITYTAACVAEKLATAIRCEACVTSLFVSDDKILKCGSLLCIKKIGSWSLPSESVHQIVSISEQVLKTHARVKGYNLNLKQQDMYLEQKILYELSEQSHLFSELNNHLFDGELCVTNHYTMLLRNIVQCYLNVRAEHAKKWGLKYCSGRHGSKKLIRKHPFSSSLKTYKSIQILPVP; encoded by the exons GTTTCCCATTGATGACATACAGCGTACAAAATGGATCCATGCTGTTAATCGAGCAGACCCCAAAAGCAAAAAGGTTTGGATTCCAGGACCTGGTGCCATATTGTGTTCCAGACATTTTGCAGAAGCAGACTTTGAATCATATGGTATGAGAAGAAAACTAAGGAAAGGAGCTGTACCTTCTGTTTTTCTATACAAG GATCCTCTGAGTACATATCTTAGAAATAGAAGATCCCAGAAAGCATTAAAGCAGCCACTCTCACATAATTCTCCTGATGAGGAGGTCGTTACTGCAGATCACAACTATAGTTTAAAGAATCCTGCAACGGCTGCTGAGCAACAGACAGAAATGAAAGAAATAATACAGTTGCCTCAAAAGAAACTTGTTGCAGCACGAAGGTGTCTCTCATACCGAGAACGAAATGTCTTTAGTGTAATCAATGAGCTTGCAAAGAAGAAGCTGCTCTCTGAAGAAGCAATGAGCCTGCTGCAGGCTCAGTTTTCAG atttgcaGTGGGAGCCATACAGCTGGAGACAGATGACTGAGTACTCCACAGAAATGAGGCAGTTTGCCTGTACTCTCCACCTCTATAGTAGTAAAGCCTATGATTATGTAAGAAAGAATTGTCCCCTGCCTCATCCTTCCAGcctgacaaa CTGGTTGTCTAATGATGAAGGTAGTCCAGGCTTCAGCAACAGTATTTTCTTTCACCTTCAGCAGAGAGTAGAGCAAGGAGAACAGGCATACCAGTATTGCTCGCTGATGATCGAGGGTATGGCTCTCAAGAAACAGCTGGAGTGGGACCCTGTGACTCGACGTCTGGTAGGGTTTGTAGACCTAGGTGCAGGAGCACTTGATGCTGATGAAGCACCACTGGCCTCAGAAGCTATAGTCCTAATGGCAGTAGGTGTTCTTGGTCACTGGAGAGCTCCCCTGGGTTATTTCTTTGTAAATGGAACCACCGGCCATTTACTAGCTCAACTGCTTTATCAGACCATCAGCAAGCTGACTAACATAGGTATCAGAGTTCTCTCTGTGacatctgcagccactgctcacgGTGTTGAGTTGGCAAAGGCGTTGGGCATCTGTATTGATGCCAACAACATGCAGTGCACTTTTCAGCATCCTCACAGTGCCACTCATCAGATCACATATTTCTTCGATGCTTGCCAAATGCTCCAGTTAATAAGGAACGTGTTTCAGTGCTTTCACAGGATACAGTCCATTAATGAAACAGCACACTGGCAGCACATAGTGGACCTAGTGACTCTGCAGGAGAAGGAATTACTGCATATTAGTGACAGATTGTCAGGAAGACCCAGAAATAATGAAAGCTGTCACTTGAGGGTGAACTACGCAGCACAGCTGTTCAGTGAGAGTGTTGCTGGCACGCTGGAATGTCTCCAGTTGTTGGGCCTGCCTTCTTTTCAGAACTGCAGTGGGACCATCAAATTTGTGCGCTTGATGAGCTATCTGTTTGACATTTTTCACGGAAGAAGCTGTTACGGAACGGGATTGAAAGGGCCTGTGTCCTCTGAAAATTATGCCAAGATACATCGCCTCTTAACGGAGGCTAAAAGTGTCTTTGTTGCATTAACTGACACTTCGGGGAGACACTTCCTGAAAGGTAAACATAAATTAGGATTTGTAGGTTTTTTGCTTAATGCTGAGAGCTTAAAATGGCTTTACACAAACTATGTATTTCCAAAGAGCATGCCCTTCCGCTACCTCCTGACTTACACATTCAGCCTAGATCATCTGGAATTATTTCTCAGCACCCTCAGACAAGCATGTGCTAGCTGCGATAACCCTACCTGCATGATGTTCCAGACTGCTTATTCTAAACTGCTGACCAAGTATAATTTGACACCAGGATTACATCAGAATCTTCTTTTAGGTGACATGAACACCTTAGATGTATCTATTGTTCGTAGGACAGATTTGGCCCTTGATACCATTCATTCTCAGTACAATCGGGGTTGTGTGGCGATTCCAACAAAGGACTACATTTACTGTATAGGCCATATTTCATTTAACTCTACACTGAGTTATGCATTGACAGATCTGTCACTATATGCACAAAGCATCACCTATACTGCTGCCTGTGTTGCTGAGAAATTAGCAACTGCCATAAGATGTGAAGCCTGTGTCACTTCTCTCTTTGTGTCAGATGACAAAATCCTAAAATGTGGTTCACTGTTGTGCATTAAAAAGATCGGGAGCTGGAGTTTGCCATCAGAGAGTGTGCATCAGATTGTGAGTATTTCTGAGCAAGTCCTAAAAACGCATGCAAGAGTGAAAGGCTATAACCTAAACCTCAAGCAACAGGATATGTATTTAGAACAGAAAATTTTATATGAGTTATCTGAACAGAGTCACCTTTTCTCGGAGTTAAATAATCACCTATTTGATGGGGAGTTGTGTGTCACCAATCACTACACAATGCTGTTAAGGAACATAGTGCAATGTTATTTAAATGTCAGAGCTGAACATGcaaaaaaatggggtttgaaaTACTGTTCTGGAAGGCATGGATCGAAGAAGTTGATTAGGAAACATCCATTTTCATCATCATTAAAGACTTATAAATCTATCCAAATCTTACCTGTGCCATAA